GCAACCGTCCTGTTTCTGACCATATCATTGATTTCAGAATTCTGGCGGTGGAAGCCGGGTGGTCAGATCCAGCGCTAAAGGGAGTGTTCTACCAGTCCCTCAACGAGAACATAAAGGATCATCTGTGTACGCAGCCCGAGACCAATACTTTTGAGGAGCTCGTCACAGCCGCCCTCCGCTCCGACGCTCGTCTGCGGGAACGACACCGCGAAAGACCCCCTCCATCTCGCAAGAGTCCGGCCCTGCCCACGCAGTATGCTTCACAGCAATTCGCTTCTGGTTCCCCTCCCGAGGTCCGTCATAGCCAGACGGATGAACCGATGCAGGTGGGACACTCCAGGCTCACTCCTGAAGAACGTCAGAGACGTCGGGAAGAAGGTGCGTGTTTCTATTGCGGCAAGATCGGACACCAGGTTAATCAATGTAGGGCCCGGTTAAACTCCGGAGCCCCccgctagaagacaggccgcgggtGGCTGCTGTTGACTCTGCTTCCAAAGCCTTCCTCCACTTACCTGTCAAACTCGTTCACGTTACCGCAATCATAGAGTTACGGGCCTTAATCGACTCCGGGGCAGAACAAAGTTTAATAGATCACAGCCTTGTTTCTCGTCTAGGTCTATCCACGGAGAAACTTCAGGCCCCCGTTAAAGCTACTGGGTTGGGTGGTCAACTTCTGTCCATTATTACTCACTGCACCGAACCTGTTCAGCTTATCACTTCTGGGAACCACAGAGAAGTCATTCGTTTTTTTGTTACTCACTCTCCTCAAAATTCGGTCGTGTTGGGGTCCTCTTGGCTTCAACAACACAACCCCCAATTCGACTGGAGCCGCCACACTCTATCTAAGTGGAGTGATTATTGCCTTGCCAATTGCCTTAAATCGGCCGTTCCTGCTATTGGCAAACCCTCCGTTATTGAGCCTGAGAAGGTAGACTTATCTCACGTACCCGAATGCTACCAAGACTTAcgtgctgtttttagcaaagCTAAAGCTAACTCTCTACCTCCTCACCGGCCGTACGACTGCTCCATCAATTTATTGGAGGGTGCCTCGCTTCCCAAAGGTAATCTGTTTAACCTATCTGGTCCCGAGAAAGCAGCTATGGAGAATTACATCCATGAGGCACTTTCTTCGGGACACATTCGACCTTCCTCCTCTCCCGTTGGCGccggttttttctttgttcaaaagaAAGATAAGACCCTGCGCCCGTGTATAGATTACCGTGGACTCAACCAGATCACCATCAAGGACAAATACTCCCTTCCTCTAATCTCCTCCGTATTTGATTCCATTCGAGAAGCTCGTATTTTCTCCAAATTGGACTTGCGGAACGCTTACCACCTCGTCCGGGTCAAAGAAGGAGACGAGTGGAAAACCGCTTTCAATACTCCCTTAGGGCACTACGAGTACCTTGTGATGCCATTTGGGCTCACCAACGCCCCCGCTGTTTTTCAGCGCCTTGTGAATGACGTACTGCGCGACTTCATCAACCGCTTTGTATTTGTTTATCTCGATGATATCCTCATTTATTCCACTGACCCGGTTCAACATCAGGAACATGTCCGTTTGGTGCTTCAGAGACTTTCTGAAAATCAGTTATTCGTCAAAGCCGAGAAATGTCAATTCCACTCCTCTGTCATCCCCTTCCTTGGTTATATTTTCGGGGCAGGTTGTATTCGTCCCGACCCTGCTAAAATTGAGGCTGTTTCCTCATGGGAGCCACCCTCCTCTCGTAAAAAACTTCAGCAGTTCCTTGGTTTCGCCAATTTCTATCGCAGGTTTATCAGGAACTATAGTGCCATCGCGGCCCCCCTCACTCAACTCACGTCCATTACTAGGGCTTATGTTTGGAATGACGTGGCTCAGAGCGCTTTCGATACCCTCAAAAGACTGTTCGTGTCAGCCCCCATTCTCATCCAACCGGACACTACCAGACAGTTCGTGCTCGAGGTGGATGCTTCAGACTCTGGCGTTGGGGCCGTGCTCTCGCAGCGTGAGGAAAAGACTGACAAACTAAAACCATGCGCCTTCTTCTCCAAAAAACTCACGCCGGCAGAGCGCAACTATGACGTGGGCAACCGGGAACTCCTAGCAATCAAGTTAGCTATtgaagagtggcgtcattggctggagggagcggtcCATCCCTTTATCGTCTGGACGGACCACAGGAACCTTGCGTACTTACGATCTGCCAAGAGACTGAATTCTCGCCAGGCTCGGTGGTGTCTGTTTTTCGATCGGTTCAACTTTGTCATAACCTACAGACCTGGAAGCCGCAATGTAAAGCCAGACGCCCTCTCCAGGATGTACTCTTCTACTGACAGTCGGGACACCACCTACACCAGCATCATCCCCGACACCTGCATCATAGGACACTTAACTTGGGACATCGAAACCAAGGTACTGCAggctcaaggtgaggaacctaaCCATCCTGCCCCTCCCGCTGGGACCCTGTATGTACCTTCATCCCTCAGGTCTGAGGCTATAACTTGGGCTCATACATCTCGAGTAGCGTGCCATGGAGGCATAGCGAGAACTCTCAGCCTACTCCGTCGCcgttttttctggccctccatggGAAAAGACGTCAAGGAATACGTCGCGGCCTGTACCACCTGTGCTCGCTCCAAATCCTCATCTTCTCCGCCATCTGGTCTGCTCCATCCGCTGTCCACTCCTAGTCGCCCGTGGTCTCATATTGCGGTCGATTTCGTCACCGGACTACCCCCCTCTCAGGGTAATTCCGTCGTCCTTACTGTTATCGACCGTTTCTCTAAGTTTGTACATTTCATCCCCCTGTCCCAGCTCCCCTCCGCCGCAGAAACTGCTGAGGTTCTGGTCCAGTTTGTCTTTCGCCACCATGGGATCCCCTCGGATATCGTGTCAGACCGAGGGCCCCAATTCGTGTCCCAAGTGTGGAAGGCCTTCTGTTCCGCCTTGGGT
The sequence above is a segment of the Oryzias latipes chromosome 1, ASM223467v1 genome. Coding sequences within it:
- the LOC111947328 gene encoding uncharacterized protein LOC111947328 yields the protein MTERTGPTPDPADPEGLRFAVSQQGIALGRQADALSQITAAQQELFRRLDGLTQTLMDVSGQLASPATAASLPAPGNIVTSASGSSPENFRIQPEPFFGDVDACGGFLLQCRLLFQQAPRILAVEAGWSDPALKGVFYQSLNENIKDHLCTQPETNTFEELVTAALRSDARLRERHRERPPPSRKSPALPTQYASQQFASGSPPEVRHSQTDEPMQVGHSRLTPEERQRRREEGACFYCGKIGHQVNQCRARLNSGAPR